A single Triticum dicoccoides isolate Atlit2015 ecotype Zavitan chromosome 2A, WEW_v2.0, whole genome shotgun sequence DNA region contains:
- the LOC119357290 gene encoding DDB1- and CUL4-associated factor homolog 1-like yields MEPEQPAEDPVAAEPEEEDDDEEETEAPDAEQEAAEDALLDRAQALISRVVEQESNPNPRLIHTLATICEDQEARHLQECASDPSFNNTNTRGSHIIGKLASLIRENDDFYDLVFSKFLSDTSYPLPVRCASARLLLSIQDAFSPQFSHPFEDATLENIKSWIKEDGEASDECDWKHLGSGKKPTDTEMMRTYAIGLLSMALYGGGRLVEDVLNMGVSAKLMRFLRIRVFGDATSSEKDANLPLDTKHPRGRDENRGKVRLLQDSSILDGTRAGDGISTDPTLEKQFDRDVGMRQAHGEQGMDDTGYLLRDDVDSTMDPFDAKSVDGEKYPAGESLRDELLKRKFSRTGSRLRGKIKPGEGLPESERTPLSPTGLRMGSRTSKEKNAAKVEDPKKAIDLNNSSAAPESDILSISKEEYEDRFRDCIIGLKDITDIVLKAVRAAEAEARSANAPEEAVKAAGDAAAELVKSAALEAWKSENSGDAVVLAAEKAAATVVDAAMSTSVSRSSDQVNEEHVVEEAVKISEDQDLEDFVIIDQEQLLLLREKYSILCLQYLGEYVEALGPVLHEKGVDVCLALLQRGIKDQEGCGHVSLLHEILRLICALAAHRKFAALFVDRGGIQKILSVPKITQTYTALSACLFTFGSLQSTMERVCALSPDTLNNVVELALQLLECPQDAARKNAAIFFAAAFVFKAVLDSFDAQDGMQKLLNILQVAASVRSGGNSGALGSSNANQGNDRSPAEILTQSEKQVAYHSCVALRQYFRAHLLQLVDSIRPSKSIRSIARNTSSARAGYKPFDIGNEAMDAIFRQVQRDRKLGPALVRARWPVMDKFLASNGHIILLELCQSLPADRYLHDLAQYAFGVLHIITLMPHSRKLMVHATLTNNRIGMAVILDIANSVVGYVDPEVICPALNVLVNLVCPPPSISNKPSSAVNQQPAGSYSESRDRNAEKSTSERNVAANQSESRERYGDGTPVVSSGVVGDKRISLGVGAGGPGLAAQLEQAYRQAREVVRANNGIKILLQLLGTRMVTHPLAIDPIRALACRVLLGLARDDAIAHILTKLQVGKKLSELIRDTSTQSSGGDNARWLNELTQVAIELIAVLTNSGKETTLATDAAAPALKRIERAGIAAATPVSYHSRELMQLIHEHLLGSGLAATAAMLQKEADLAPLPSTAAVLPVHQPAALEPSSVQVQQQWPSGRVQGFLSDKTMIAADQAGQRSDSVVPSSKKKALVFSSSFSKRNQPFVSFSGNRASNSLKSPVPAGNVDGMICSASAGNTGDVETSHKTPMPLPLKRKLADMEFSSASAAKRPAIMDQASQSPVFQTPAPTRRGLSVAVDSPTAAFHPGRTNFNNISTENFEDSQCTPGVVTGTPHLGLNDQQTGTSERMTLDSLVVQYLKHQHRQCPAPITTLPPVSLLHPHVCPEPSRSISAPANVTARMGSREINREFSGIKVPRRDRQFIYSRFKPCRVCRDEASLLTCMTFIGGASRVAAGNHSGELRIFDSNLANLIETHTCHQNLVTMVDSTSVGGTELILSSSIDEVKLFDAFSLHTGPLHTFDNCKAARFNHAGTLFAGLSTDANHRAVLLYDVQTHNVDMQLPDNSSLPGSGRGVQPIIHFSPSDDMLLWNGVLWDRRSPTPIHQFDQFTDYCGGGFHPAGNEVILNSEVWDLRKFKLLRSVPSLDQTVIKFNGSGDVIYAILRRNLEDVTSSINTRRVRHPLFPAFRTIDAVTYADIATVQIDRGVLDLATEPNDSLLGVVAMDDPDEMFSSARIFEVGRKRPTDDDSDPEDGGDTEDEDDDDDDSDVDVLLGTDLGLGDTDSEDDPSNSSGDDGGDDEDEEDMDSGDENDDDDEEGDFDVGGGLLEMMGGGDGDESGDMIESFSSGEDEGWLM; encoded by the exons ATGGAGCCCGAGCAGCCGGCGGAGGACCCCGTCGCcgccgagccggaggaggaggacgacgacgaggaggagacggAGGCGCCCGACGCGGAGCAGGAGGCCGCGGAGGACGCGCTGCTCGACCGCGCGCAGGCCCTGATCTCCCGCGTCGTCGAGCAGGAGAGCAACCCCAACCCGCGCCTCATCCACACCCTCGCCACCATATGCGAGGACCAGGAGGCCAG ACACCTGCAGGAATGCGCTAGTGATCCGTCCTTCAATAACACAAACACAAGGGGCTCCCATATTATAGGCAAGCTGGCGAGTTTGATCAGG GAGAATGATGATTTCTACGACCTAGTGTTTTCTAAGTTCTTGTCAGATACATCGTACCCTTTGCCAGTACGCTGTGCTTCTGCTAGGCTGCTCCTAAGCATCCAGGATGCATTTTCG CCTCAGTTTTCTCATCCTTTTGAAGACGCTACCCTAGAAAATATAAAATCCTGGATAAAGGAAGATGGTGAAGCATCGGATGAATGTGATTGGAAGCATCTAGGAAGTGGTAAAAAACCCACAGATACTGAGATGATGAGAACATATGCTATTGGGTTGCTCTCGATGGCGTTGTATGG TGGTGGGCGTTTGGTAGAAGATGTCTTGAACATGGGAGTATCAGCCAAGCTCATGCGTTTTCTGCGAATACGAGTCTTTGGTGATGCCACATCTTCAGAGAAAGATGCCAATCTTCCACTGGATACCAAGCATCCTCGGGGTAGAGATGAGAATAGGGGCAAAGTACGATTGCTTCAAGACAGTTCTATACTGGACGGAACAAGGGCTGGAGATGGAATATCGACTGACCCAACTTTGGAAAAACAGTTTGATCGTGATGTTGGGATGAGGCAAGCACACGGAGAACAGGGGATGGATGACACTGGTTACCTGCTACGTGATGATGTTGATTCTACAATGGATCCTTTTGATGCAAAGTCAGTCGATGGGGAAAAGTATCCTGCAGGTGAAAGCCTGAGAGATGAACTCTTGAAGAGAAAGTTCAGCCGTACAGGATCTCGACTAAGAGGGAAAATCAAACCAGGTGAAGGCTTGCCTGAAAGTGAACGGACACCTTTATCGCCAACAGGATTGAGAATGGGAAGTCGGACTAGCAAAGAAAAGAATGCGGCTAAGGTCGAGGACCCAAAGAAAGCAATCGATTTGAACAATAGCTCTGCAGCCCCCGAGTCTGATATTCTTAGTATTTCTAAAGAAGAGTATGAGGACCGGTTCAGGGATTGCATTATCGGCTTGAAGGATATAACTGACATTGTTTTGAAGGCAGTGAGAGCTGCAGAAGCGGAAGCCAGATCAGCGAATGCTCCTGAGGAAGCTGTGAAAGCAGCAGGTGATGCTGCTGCTGAGCTTGTGAAATCTGCTGCTTTAGAG GCTTGGAAGAGTGAAAATAGTGGCGATGCCGTTGTATTAGCTGCTGAGAAAGCTGCAGCTACTGTAGTCGATGCTGCCATGTCCACTAGCGTCTCAAG AAGCTCTGACCAGGTTAATGAGGAGCATGTTGTTGAAGAAGCTGTGAAAATTAGTGAGGACCAGGATCTGGAAGATTTTGTTATCATTGACCAGGAGCAGCTCTTGCTACTTAGGGAAAAATATAGCATTTTGTGCTTGCAGTATCTTGGAGAGTACGTTGAAGCTTTGGGTCCTGTTCTTCATGAAAAAGGTGTTGATGTTTGCCTCGCATTGCTGCAACGGGGAATCAAAGACCAGGAGGGATGTGGCCACGTTTCACTACTTCATGAAATTCTTAGATTGATTTGTGCCCTGGCCGCACACCGGAAATTTGCTGCGCTATTTGTTGACCGGGGTGGTATTCAGAAGATCCTCTCTGTCCCTAAGATTACTCAGACATACACTGCTCTGTCTGCATGCTTGTTTACTTTCGGTTCTCTCCAG TCTACCATGGAACGTGTTTGTGCGCTTTCACCTGACACACTCAACAATGTGGTTGAACTAGCGCTGCAACTCTTAGAATGCCCACAAGATGCAGCTAGAAAAAATGCAGCCATATTCTTTGCTGCTGCATTTGTGTTCAAAGCTGTTCTGGATTCATTTGATGCACAGGATGGGATGCAAAAACTTCTGAATATATTACAAGTTGCTGCATCCGTAAGGTCGGGTGGTAACTCTGGAGCATTAGGATCCTCCAACGCGAATCAAGGGAATGACCGATCGCCTGCTGAAATTCTGACTCAGTCAGAAAAGCAGGTCGCGTATCATTCATGTGTTGCACTACGGCAATATTTTAGAGCTCATCTCCTTCAGCTTGTTGATTCCATCCGGCCAAGCAAGAGTATCCGTAGTATTGCTCGGAATACTTCCAGTGCAAGAGCTGGTTACAAACCTTTTGACATCGGCAACGAGGCTATGGATGCTATTTTTCGTCAGGTCCAGCGGGACAGAAAGTTAGGACCTGCTCTCGTAAGAGCTCGCTGGCCTGTGATGGATAAATTCTTGGCCTCTAATGGTCATATTATCCTGCTAGAATTATGCCAG AGTCTACCTGCTGATCGGTATCTTCATGACTTGGCTCAGTATGCATTTGGAGTTCTTCACATCATAACTCTTATGCCACACAGCCGCAAATTGATGGTGCATGCTACATTAACTAACAACCGTATTGGCATGGCTGTTATACTAGATATAGCAAACAGTGTTGTTGGCTATGTTGATCCTGAG GTGATTTGTCCAGCATTGAATGTGCTTGTCAATCTTGTATGCCCCCCTCCATCTATCAGCAACAAGCCGTCCTCAGCTGTTAATCAGCAACCTGCAGGAAGTTATTCAGAGAGCAGAGACAGGAATGCTGAAAAAAGCACGTCAGAAAGAAATGTTGCAGCGAACCAAAGTGAATCTCGGGAACGATATGGTGATGGCACACCTGTTGTGTCATCTGGAGTTGTTGGTGACAAGAGAATATCGCTAGGTGTAGGAGCTGGGGGTCCTGGTCTTGCTGCTCAATTGGAACAAGCTTATCGCCAAGCTCGAGAAGTAGTCAGAGCCAATAATGGTATAAAGATTCTTTTGCAGCTTCTTGGCACTCGGATGGTTACACATCCTTTGGCTATTGATCCTATTCGAGCCCTTGCCTGTCGTGTACTGCTTGGCTTGGCTAGAGACGATGCTATTGCACATATACTGACGAAGCTCCAG GTAGGGAAGAAATTATCAGAACTGATTCGTGATACGAGTACCCAGTCATCTGGAGGTGATAATGCAAGATGGCTAAATGAACTGACCCAAGTGGCAATTGAGCTCATTGCG GTCTTGACTAATTCTGGTAAAGAAACAACCTTAGCAACTGATGCTGCTGCTCCAGCGTTGAAGCGCATTGAGCGAGCTGGCATAGCAGCTGCTACTCCTGTCTCTTACCATTCCAG GGAACTGATGCAACTGATACATGAACATCTCCTTGGATCTGGTTTGGCTGCTACTGCTGCCATGTTGCAGAAGGAGGCTGACCTTGCACCTTTGCCATCAACTGCTGCAGTGCTACCTGTCCACCAGCCCGCTGCCCTGGAACCATCATCTGTTCAAGTTCAACAACAGTGGCCTTCTGGCCGTGTTCAGGGATTTCTGTCTGACAAAACAATGATTGCTGCAGATCAAGCTGGCCAACGATCAGATTCTGTTGTGCCTTCATCTAAGAAGAAGGCACTGGTATTCTCATCCAGTTTCTCTAAACGAAATCAACCCTTTGTTTCGTTTTCTGGTAATAGAGCAAGCAATAGCCTGAAAAGTCCTGTACCTGCCGGAAATGTGGACGGTATGATTTGCTCTGCCTCTGCTGGCAATACTGGAGATGTGGAGACATCACATAAAACACCAATGCCCTTGCCACTTAAGAGGAAGCTTGCGGATATGGAGTTTAGTTCTGCATCAGCAGCAAAGCGCCCTGCAATAATGGATCAGGCATCCCAATCTCCTGTGTTCCAAACTCCTGCTCCTACTCGCAGAGGCCTCTCTGTGGCAGTGGATTCTCCTACTGCAGCATTTCATCCAGGAAGGACAAACTTCAACAACATTTCCACTGAGAACTTTGAAGATTCTCAATGCACACCTGGAGTGGTAACAGGCACACCACATCTTGGTTTAAATGATCAACAAACAGGAACTTCGGAGCGCATGACGCTCGACTCATTGGTTGTACAATATTTGAAACATCAACACCGCCAATGTCCTGCTCCAATAACAACTTTGCCGCCAGTCTCTCTGCTGCACCCTCATGTTTGCCCCGAGCCTAGCCGCAGCATTAGTGCACCAGCAAATGTAACTGCTCGCATGGGAAGCCGTGAGATAAACAGGGAGTTTAGCGGGATCAAAGTGCCCCGCAGGGATCGCCAATTTATATACAGCAGGTTCAAGCCATGCCGTGTTTGCCGTGATGAGGCCTCGCTGTTGACTTGCATGACTTTTATTGGAGGTGCATCAAGGGTGGCGGCTGGGAATCATAGTGGTGAATTAAGAATATTTGACAGCAACCTTGCAAATCTCATAGAGACGCACACTTGTCACCAGAATCTTGTTACTATGGTGGATTCAACATCTGTTGGTGGAACTGAGCTGATTCTCTCATCTAGCATAGATGAGGTTAAGCTCTTTGATGCTTTCTCACTGCATACGGGGCCTTTGCACACATTTGATAACTGCAAAGCTGCCAGGTTTAACCATGCTGGGACTTTATTTGCCGGCCTTTCTACGGATGCAAATCACCGGGCGGTTCTATTGTATGATGTCCAGACGCATAATGTTGATATGCAGCTTCCTGATAACTCCAGCCTGCCAGGTTCAGGCCGGGGTGTACAACCCATTATACATTTCAGTCCTTCAGATGATATGTTGCTGTGGAACGGGGTCCTGTGGGATAGACGAAGTCCCACTCCTATCCATCAGTTTGACCAGTTCACAGACTATTGTGGCGGTGGTTTTCATCCAGCTGGAAACGAG GTGATCCTAAATTCAGAGGTGTGGGATCTGAGAAAGTTTAAGCTTCTGAGGAGTGTCCCTTCCCTGGACCAGACAGTAATTAAATTCAATGGAAGTGGTGATGTTATCTATGCCATCCTCAGGCGTAACCTTGAGGATGTAACATCATCCATCAACACACGCAGGGTCAGACACCCCCTGTTCCCTGCATTCCGCACGATCGATGCTGTCACTTACGCAGACATTGCAACCGTCCAAATAGACCGTGGCGTCCTCGACCTTGCTACTGAGCCCAATGATTCCCTTCTTGGAGTTGTTGCCATGGACGATCCTGACGAGATGTTCTCCTCTGCTCGCATATTCGAAGTTGGCAGGAAACGACCAACTGATGATGACTCGGACCCGGAGGATGGAGGGGACacggaggatgaggatgatgacgacgatgactcGGACGTGGATGTCCTCCTCGGGACCGATTTAGGGCTTGGGGACACGGATTCTGAGGATGATCCAAGTAACAGCagcggtgatgatggtggtgacgatgaggacgaggaggaTATGGACAGTGGGGATGAaaacgacgacgatgatgaggaaggCGACTTTGATGTGGGAGGGGGGCTACTTGAGATGATGGGTGGCGGGGATGGTGATGAGAGTGGTGACATGATTGAGTCCTTCAGCAGCGGTGAGGATGAGGGGTGGCTCATGTGA